The Desulfovibrio sp. genome contains the following window.
GGTGTGGTGGCACTTGGCTTCTGCGGCCCGGTGCATGTGGATCACGCCCCGGACACATGGGGCTGGCTGTTCGCCCTGGGGCTGCTTACCTGCTACATGGCCTACATCTGCTACGGACAGGGGCTGAAACGCATCAGCCTTGTGCGGGCAGCAGTTACCTGCCATCTGGAGCCGGTGCTCGGCACTCTTTGGGTCTGGCTGTTCTGGAACGAGAGCTTTAGTGCCTCAGGCTGGATGGGCGGCGCGCTGGTGCTCAGCGCGGTATTTCTGCTGACCACGGACAAAACCAGCGAATAGCGCTGATGCCTGGGTGATCTAGCGCTAAAGCCCGAAAGTGCCCACGAATGCCCCTCCACCAAATACAAACCCCATCAGACTTTCAAAGAAGCAGCGTACGGACTGCCGTGCTTTGTTTGCCTGATGGGGTATATTTATCGGGCCGAGCTTGCCCTGACGGCTCGAAGCATTAGCGCTGGCCGATCACATCCAGAAATACCAGCGGTACGTTGCCGCTACATTTGAGCGCATGGGTGTCGCCAGGGCGGGCGATGGTAATGTCGCCGCCTTTCACCGGGGTTTCCTTGCCCGCGCTGTCGGTGAACACGCCCTCGCCGGAAACGATGATGTAGGCATCTTCATTGTTTTCATGCTTGTGCATGCCAATGGAAGCGCCCGGTTGCAGGGTCATCCAGCCGATTTCCTTGATAACCATGTCCTTGGAGGCATCGTTGCGGGTAAAGCCGAACTGCCCAAACAAGGTTCCCTGGCCGCCCGCCACCTTATCGCGGTTCCAGGTTTTCAAAGAATCCTTGGGGTAGAGCTGCGGTTCGCCCGCAAGAGCCGTTCCGGAAAACACCAGAGAACACAGCGCTGCAGCAAAAAGCATCTTTTTCATGATCACACTCCCGTTGCATGAACACACTCTATAAATGCACATAACGCGATGGAATCACAGAACAATAAAAACGTATCAGATACAGGCGGCAAGCTGCTGCTGACGCCCAGACCATACGCCCGCGCAATGCCGTCCGCAAGTGAATAATTTCCCAATCAAAACGCCGAAGTCTCGTCCTTACCGGCCTTGCCCCTTGTGGCCTGCGCATGCTTGGTGTATAGGCAAAAGCCTACGCCCTGCTAAATGTGCAAACATTGCGGCACGGTTGCATATTTATGGAGCAAGCCCGCTCCGTACTGCAAAAAATTCACGCATGGAGGCTGCGTTCCTGATGCCCTAGCCCAGAGGGCACACGCAGAACATTATGAGCAATATCATTCTGACCGGGGATCGCCCCACGGGTAAGCTGCACATCGGACACTTCGCCGGATCGCTCAAGCAGCGCGTTTTGTTGCAAAATTCTGGCAAATTTGATGAAATCTACATCATGCTGGCCGATGCGCAGGCTCTGACCGACAATGCCGACAATCCTGAAAAAGTGCGCAACAACATCCTTGAAGTGGCGCTGGACTACCTTGCCTGCGGCATTGACCCGGAGAAATCCTCCATCTTCATTCAGTCCCAGTTGCCGCAGCTTTATGAGCTGAGCTTCCACTATATGAACCTTGTCACCGTGTCGCGCCTGCAGCGCAACCCCACGGTCAAGGCAGAGATTGCCCAGAAAAATTTTGAGCAGAGCATCCCCGTGGGATTCTTCACCTACCCCATCAGCCAGGCGGCAGACATCACGGCTTTTGAAGCCACCGCCGTGCCGGTTGGCGAAGACCAGAAGCCCATGCTTGAACAGACCGTGGAAATCGTGCGCAAGTTCAACAGCACCTACGGCGAAACCCTGGTGGAACCGCAGATCCTGCTGGAACAGAACGCCGCCTGCCTGCGCCTGCCCGGTATTGACGGTAAGGCCAAGATGAGCAAGTCCATCGGCAACTGCATCTATCTGAGTGATTCCGAAAAGGAAGTTCACGACAAGATTTTCAGCATGTTCACCGACCCTGGCCACCTCAAGGCTTCCGACCCCGGCAAGATTGAGGGCAATACCGTGTTCACCTATCTGGACGCCTTTGCCGTGCCGGAAGACTTTGCCAAGTTCAATTCGCCCTACCCCAATCTGGACGAAATGAAGGCCCACTACCAGCGCGGCGGCCTTGGCGATGTGGCGGTAAAGAAGTTCCTCAACGAAGTCATGCAGCAGATCCTCGGCCCCATCCGCACCCGCAGGCAGCAATACGAACAGGACATTCCTTTCGTCATTGACGTGCTCAAGAAGGGTACGGAAAAGGCCTATGGCAAGGCAGCCAAAACCCTTGAAAAGGTTCGCCGGGCCATGAAGCTGAACCATTTTGAAGCGGGCCTCAAGCTGCAATCCAAGTAAGCAACCCACGCAGACGGGCTGCCCGCAGCGCAGATAATTGCGCCGCACCATGCCAGCAATCCCCGGTGTCGCCATAAGCGAAGCCGGGGATTTTTTTTCTTCTGCTTTTAGCTGCTCATGGCAGCCTTGACATTAGTTCCATATCGAAATAAATTGCCCCCCATGAAGACCGACCACATTGTTGCCCTCATAGGCCGGGTACGCGAACAGGCCAACAACCTCATTGTCGCCGAGCTTGAAAAGCGCGGACACGGCGGCATGGCCCCTTCTCACGGCGCCATTTTGCAGGCCCTGTTTACGCGCGGTCCCATGCATATGAGCGCGCTTGCCGAAGCCATAGGCAAACAAAAAAACACTGTGACTACACTGGTCGGCAAACTGGAGCAGGCGGGTTACGTAACCAAATCTCCTTCGCAGGAAGATTCGCGGGTTACGCTGGTTTCGCTTTCCGGCAAAGCTCTTGCTGCCAAGGCTGATTTTGACGCCATCTCCCAGACGCTGCTTGATGCCGTGTGGGGTGACATGCCCCAGGCCGACAGGGAAACCCTTGTTGCCGGGCTGGAAAGAGTGCTGCGCAACATCAGCCTGAAAACCATATTCTGATACCGGCAAAAGCATTCAACGCACTGTGCTTTGGATGTTTTTTTGTGAAACAATAGTTCGATATAGAATAAAATGGAGCTCATCATGCAAAAAGTAATCGACTTTCTGTCAGCCAACACCACGGTTTTTCTTGCCACCGCTGATTCCGGCGCGGCCCGTGTGCGGCCCTTCCAGTTTCAGTTTGCGGAAAATGGCCGCCTGTGGTTCTGCACCGCGCGCTCAAAAGAAACCTTTGCCCAGTTGCAGAGCGACCCCCGGCTGGAGCTTGCCTGCATGTCGCCCAAAATGGAGACCCTACGCGTAAAAGGTCAGGCCAATCTGGACGATGACATGGCGATCAAGCGGCGCATTATTGAAAACAACGGCCTTGTGCGCTCCATCTACGGCTCGGCAGAAAACCCTGATTTTACGGTTTTCAGCGTTGATCACGGTACGGCCTTCATGTTTGATTTCAGCGGCAACCCGCCTCAGTCTTTCAGCTTCTAGCGCTCCCGAAGCACCACAGGCCCACCTGCAACCCTGCTAAAAAACGGCGGTTGCATGTGGGCCTGTGCACAAAATATGGATCATCCAACTGCGCGCCGCAGAGGCCCCCTACTCCACGCCGTATTCTTTAAGCTTGCGCCATAATGTAGTGCGGGGCATGCCCAGCACTTCAGCCGCAAGTTTTTTATTATATCCTGTTTTTTCCAGTATTTTAATCACATAATGGCGTTCCATCTCCGCAAGGGTGGGTAGCCCGCCGCCCTCAAGCGTATCAAATTCCAGCCGCCGGATATCTTCTGGCAAGTCAGCCTGCGTAATGGTTTCACTGTCGGTAAGTGCCACGGCACGTTCGATAATATTTTCCAATTCACGCACATTGCCAGGGAAACTATAGCCCATCAACGCCGCAAGCGCCTGATCGTCCAGAGCATAAACCTCTTTACGAAACGCCAACCGGTATTTCTCAATAAAATGCTGCACCAGAAGCGGAATATCTTCACGCCGGTCTGTCAGACGCGGCAAGGTTGTGCTGACCACATTGAGCCTGAAGAACAGATCCTCGCGAAAATTCCCCTTTTCCACCTCGGCCTTCAAATCCCGGTTTGTGGCGGCAATAACGCGGATGTCCAGATCCACGGCTCGTGTGCCGCCAACCCGCAAGATTCGCCTTTCCTGAAGCACATGCAGCAGCCGCACCTGCATGGCCAGCGGCATTTCGCCCACTTCGTCCAAGAATACCGTGCCGCCCGATGCAGCCTCAAGCAGGCCAATCTTGCCGGTTGCCGCCCCGGTAAAGGCCCCTTTTTCATAGCCAAAAAGTTCGCTGCTGATGAGTTCTTCCGTAAAACCACCGCAATTGAAAGTAACAAAAGGCTGGTTGCGGCGCGGGCTCAGATGGTGCAGGGCAAGGGCCACAAGGGCCTTGCCGGTCCCGCTGTCGCCCTGAACAAGCACGTTGCAGTCAACAGGCGCGACCTTGCGGATAAGCGAAAAAAGTTCCTGAATGGCCGGACTTTTACCCACTATGGAAGACAGCCCCGTAGTCCCCAGAAGAGCCTCTCGCAACTGGATATTTTCCATGCGCATTGAGATTTTTTCCTGCGCATGGCGGGCAAGAGTGCGAATCTCCGTAAAATTCACCGGCTTGGTTACATAATGGAAGGCCCCTTCGCGCATGGCCTCTATGGCGGTAGAAATAGTACCGTGCCCTGTTACAATGATGACTTCGGTTTCCGGCTTCAGCCCCTTGATTTTGGGCAACAGTTCAAGGCCGTTCATATCCGGCAGCAGCATGTCTGAAAAAACCACGTCAAAGGGCTGCTCTATCATTGCCTCCAGAAAAGAACGGGCGCTCATAAAGGCCTCAACCGCATACCCTTCTTTTACAAGGGCTTGGCTCAGGCGTTTGCAGACAACAGGCTCATCGTCAACAATGGCGACACGCAAGGGCATCTGTTACTCCTTTTCAGTAGTCTGCAAACAACCACCCACGCGGGGCAGCAAAACTGTAAAAACGGCTCCCTGCCCCGGGCTGCTCCGCACGCGGATCTGTCCCTCGTAGCGGTGTACCAGTGCATAGGTTACGGCAAGGCCAAGGCCCGTGCCCTTGCCTACCTCCTTGGTGGAAAAAAAGGGCTCAAAAATATGTTCCTGAATGGACTCCGGTATGCCGGGGCCTGTGTCGCATATCTCAAATGCCACCATGTTAGCATCTGCCTCATGGGCGCAGACGCTAACCGTTCCGCCCCTTGACGTGGCTTGAATGGCATTGAGCAGCAGATTCATGAATATCTGCTGCAAGCTGCGCAGATCACCGCAAATATCCGGCAGGGATTCAGGCACATCCGCATGCAGCACTACACCAGAAAGTATCACCTGATTTTTCAGCAGGTTCAATACAGACTCCACAACCTTTGCCGGGCACAGCCCCTCTGAGGCAGGATGCCCGGTGCGCGAAAAATCCAGCAAGTTGCGCACGATGTCAGAGGCACGCTCCGCCTGCTGCATGATATCATCAATCATCTCCTGCCCATCGGCATCAATGTTTTCCTTATAATCTTCGCGCAGCCCCTCGGCGCTCAACAGCACGTTGTTGATGGGATTGTTCAACTCATGCGCGATGCCAGCGGTGAATGTGCCAAGAGCTGCCATCTTGCGGGCTTGCAGCAGGTGCTCCTGATTTACGGCCAGTTCGTGCGACATTCTGTTGAAAGCGCGAATAAAATTTGCAATTTCGCTCAGCTGCTCGGCCCCGGTGGCGATGGGGCTGAAGTCGCCGCGCCCTACGCGGGCTGTACCCGCCGCCACCATGCCCAGCGGGCGCAGAACCCCTTGCGAAATAAGCTTGATGACCAGAGCCATAAGCAACAAAAATATCGACAAAAAAGCCACCGGCATAATATGGGTCTGCTTAAGAGCCTTGTGCGCCCGCTCGCGCTTTTGCCTGCGGATGTCATCTGCAGACTCTGTCAGCACTTTTCCCAGATTGCGCAGAGTCTGCTGCCCCGCTTCGCCGCCTTTTGCCAGAACCCGCATGGCCTGATCATAGTGGTAAAGCATATCCATGAATTTTTTTTGCTGCTCGCTCCCGGCGAGCATGGTCATATCTTCGGCCAGTTCTCCGGCAAGTGCGTTTATACGCTCAAGATATACAATGCCTTCACTCAGGCTGGCGGCGTCATTGTAGAAAAAATAATTCTTTTCATACCTGCGCACTTCAAGAATATTATTTAACAGATCGTCATATTTTTCGCCAAGCAACAACCGCTGACTCACAGTGGACAGGCTCCAGTAATTCAAGCCCGCCAAAACGCCGATGGACAGAAAGGTCACGGCAAAAAGGATGAATATTTTCCCCTTGATGGAGTGAAAAAAATCTCCGGAAGACGCAACCATGCGCTGAATGCCCCGCCTGTCTGCAATTTTCCCCACTTCCGCCTCGTCCATCGCCAACCTCCATGCCAGATCCCACGGCAATCATGCTTGGTGCGCAAGCTCCAATCCATCTGTTATTCATTTTGAAACATTTTTCACTAGCATTTTTTATATTCTTTTCAAAATGAACACAACGGATTTTAAAATTCCTGACGAAGAATAGATAACACCCAATATTTAAACCATATTTTTTTAAATCTCACCTTGGCATCACATTTGCCTATGCACCCCCACGAGGTGGCGCATGGAACACATTTTAGTGGCCGTTGATCAGCTACATCCCCAGCATGAAGCCATAACTCACGGGTGCTCTCTGGCAAAACGCATTCAGGCACGGTTACATGTGCTCTTTGTGCACAAAAAGTCGTGCGTGGTCACAAATCCTGCACGCCAGCGCCTTGAATTGCTTGTGGCATATGCCAGAACAGAAGGAATACACGTTGAATATACCATACTAGAAGGAGGATATGAAGAATCAATTATTTCATTTATACAAAACAATGGAATAACCCTGTTCATACACGAACTTGAACATACGGATTTACGTTCATTCGAGCGCAGTTTTTCTGTATTAAAGTCTGTTCGTCACAGGATTTCTTGCAGGGTTGAAACAGTAACTCCCCAAAAACATTGATGCAACACAGCGAGGCTGACGTATGAACATACCGCTGTATATGTACCTGCCCATTGCCGGAAACAGCGTAAACATGGCGGCAATCCTGGGTCTGGGCGGAACAGTTGGACTGCTCTCGGGCATTTTTGGCGTTGGCGGCGGCTTTTTTATGACGCCGCTGCTTATCATGCTGGGCATCCCCCCGACAGTTGCCGCAGCTTCCGACTCCAACCAGATTATCGGCGCTTCCACCTCCGGCACCCTGGCCCATTTTCGTCTGGGAAATGTGGATTTCAAAATGGGATTCCTCCTGCTTGCGGGCGGTGTGGCTGGCGGCTGCGTGGGGGTACGCGTCATCAAGCTGCTGCGTGCGATGGGCAATGCAGATTTTCTCATAAATATCACATATGTACTCATGCTTGGCCTTGTAGGCGGCTACATGTTTTATGAAAGTCTGCAATCCATGCGCGCCCCGAATGTCAGCGCTTGCACCAAAACAGCCAAGTGCGCCGAATCCCCATGCCAGCGGAGATTGCACAATTTGCCCTGGCAAATGGATTTTGTACGTTCCGGCGTGCGCCTCTCAGTACTCATGCCTCTGGGCCTGGGCACCCTGGTGGGCATACTTGCCGCCATCATGGGCGTTGGCGGTGGTTTCATCATGGTACCTGTCATGGTGTACCTGCTGCGCATGCCCATGCATGTTGTGGTCGGCACGAGCCTGTTCCAGATTCTGTTCACCTGCGTCAATGTCACCATCATGCAGTCCATTGAAAACCACACGGTGGATTTCATTCTGGCTCTGCTGTTGCTCATAGGGTCGTCATTTGGCGCGCAGATCGGTACGCGCATTGGCAAAAAGCTCAAGGCCGACCAGCTTAAGATCCTGCTGGCAACACTTGTTCTGGTGGTCATGGGTAAAATTCTCTACGACCTGTTGGCCCGACCAGATGTATTGCTGGCATACGCAGGAGGGCATTAATCATGCGTGGTCTGGTACTCTTGCGCATTATTCCGGCTGCGGCCCTGACCATCACCCTTTGCTTTGCAGGCTTAGCCGCACATGCCGCAGAAGCTGTGGTCCTCACGAAAAAACCATCCGACATCAACATTTCTGCCTCTTACACAGGGACAGTACTGCATGTGGAAGGGGTGGCCCCACAAGGCAGCGCCATTGTCGTCCGTTTTGCGGGCGAAAAAACAGATCTTGCCCTGAGGCAAAAGGGCAAAGTATTCGACTTGCTCTGGATGAACCTCGGCACCGTGCATTTGCACAATGTGCCGTCAGTCTTTCTGGTTGGGTCATCGCGCCCGCTGGCGGATGTGGGCGGTGCAGACCTGGGGCTTGAGGCCGTGCGTAAAGCAATAACCGCAGAAGAGAACAAGGGCGATACCCTTGATATCCCGGCTGAACTCATAAAACTGAAGCAACAGGACGGCCTGTACCGCGAGAGCACGCGGGGAATCACCGTGGCGGACAACGGCGATTTTACCGCAAATATGGCCATTCCCTCGCGCATGTCCCCCGGCGCATACACACTTGAGGTTTTCGCCCTGCGCAATGGCAGCATCGCAGGAAGTGTTTCGGCCCCGGTGGCAGTCAGACTTGTGGGCATGCCTGCATGGATAGATCACATGGCCAGGGACAACAGCCTGCTGTACGGCATATTGTCCACCCTGATAGCAATTTTTGGAGGCCTTGCCATTGGCATCGTATTCCAGAGCAGAGGTGGGGCGCATTAGAAGCATTCAGTCGTAAACGTGCTCTAGCCGCACGAACGGATACGGGGGAGCGGCAACGCCCCCCGCCGGAGGACGATCGTGGGAATTATGGCGCGAATAGCCAACCTGTTTATGGGCTGGCGCAACGAGCAAAGCGTAACCTTTGCCCTGCTGTTCAAGAAATTCAAAAGCATTCTTGAACGCAATAACCGCATCCTTGAACTCATGGCCGACATGGGGGACAAGCTTGGCGGCGAATACATTTTTGACAACAAATATATTGAAGACGCCACCTTCCAACTGAACGACCAGGTTTTCAAGCTCATTTCTGATATGAGCGTGCTCACACAAAGTAAAAATACGGCCCTGTTTCTGGCCTTTGAACGCATCCAGCATATTCTGGAGGAGGAAATTGCAGGGCGACGGCATCCGGAAGGAAGCCGCATGGTGCTGCCGTTTCAAGACATCGGCATTGAAGCAGAAGACGAAGTTGGCGGCAAAATTTCCCAGCTTGGCGACATCTCCAACCGCCTGCACCTACAAACACCCAAAGGTTTTGCCATCACTACCACGGCCTTTTTTGCCTTCATGTCGCACAACGGACTTCTTGATCTGGCCCAAAAAGGTATTGAGCAATGGGACGGCACAGATCAGGAACTCCACGAGCTGGCCGACCTTATGCAGTCGCGCATCATGGACTCTCCCCTTCCCTGGCGACTTGTGGCTCAGATTGACGCAATGATTGATGTGCTGAGCAAATGCTCTGCCCACCCCTTGCGCCTTGCCCTGCGCAGCAGCGCCTGGGGCGAGGACGGAGATTCCAGCTTTGCCGGACAGTACGCAACCGAGCTGAATGTGCCACCTGACCGCGTTGTTAAAGCATACAAAACAGTTGTCGCCAGCACCTATTCCCTGGAAGCATGGCGCTACCGCCTCGACCGTGGATACCACGAACACGAAGTGGCTATGGCTGTGGGTTGCCAGATCATGGCCGACAGCCGCATCAGCGGTGTGCTTTTTACCTGCACGCAAACTTCAAGCGCAACGTGCGAGTCCATGATCGTGAGCGCCACCTGGGGTGGGGGCGCTGCCGTTGTTGCAGGAGAAACCGCCACAGATACCATCTACTTGAGCCGCACGCCGCCCTATCCACCACTCACACGGGCAATAGCGCGAAAAACGCGCAGACTTGTGCCCGCAGCAAGAGGAGACCTTGTATGGGAGGACGTGCCGGAAGATTTACAAAATATTCCAAGCCTTACCGACAGCCAGTTGGAACAGCTTGCCCGGGCTGGCATGTCGCTTGAACGTTATTACAAACGCCCGCAAGATGTGGAGTGGACATTCGATTCCCGTGGTGAGCTGCATATCTTGCAATCGCGCCCCTTGCGGTCAGGCGGCGATGCAGGTTTGCCTGTTCCGGTGCAAAGCGCCACCAGAAAGGCAGAAATAATTTTTGCTGGCAAGGGTCTGGTGGCGCAACGCGGCGTAGCGGTGGGAAAGGTTGTACTGGTTGACCACAATACGGATCTTGACCAGTTTCCGGAGGGCGGCATTCTTGTTTCCAAGTTCACTTCCCCCCGCTATGCCCGCGTCATGCGCCGCGCCTGCGGTATTATTACTGATGTGGGTTCACCTACTGGACACATGGCCACTATTGCCCGGGAGCAGCGAGTGCCCGCGCTGGTCAATACGGAAGAAGCCACGCGACTGCTGCATGATGGTGATGAGATAACCCTTGATGCAACGCAGAACATTGTTTATCGGGGGCGCGTTGCAGAGCTGGACAAATTTGAGCGTTCAGAGCCTGACATGTTTGAAGAATCCTACGAATACAGACTGTTGCGCAGGCTGCTCAAGCACATTACGCCGCTCAATCTTGTCGATCCGCATTCGGACGATTTCAAACCCCAGGCATGCAAAACATACCATGATATAACCCGCTATATTCATGAAAAAGCAGTTGAAGCACTTGTGGTGCTAAGCCAGCGGCACGATGCCCTGCACCACGCTCCAGCCCGCCGACTGCTGGACGGCCCTCCTCTTGGCCTTACCATCATTGACGCAGGCGGCGGAACCAACTGCCCGCCAGAAGCGCCAACCTTGAATATGGAAGAAATAACCTCTGTGCCGCTCCTGGCCTTTTTGCAAGGAATGAGCATCTCCGGCATGTGGGACACTGCCCCGGTACCGGTCGATCTGGGCAGTTTTATGTCCAGCTTTACCCGCACGTTCACCGCCTCAATGGCTGGGCCGGAAGCAGTGGGGCGCAACCTTGCCGTGGCACTGCGCGACTACATGAACGTTAACATGCGCCTGGGCTACCACTTTAATACCATTGACGCCTATATCTCCGAGCAGATCAACGACAATTACATCTACTTTCGTTTTATTGGCGGCGTTACGGAGCTTGTGCGCCGTTCCCGCAGGGCCAGGTTTGTGGCGAACGTTCTTGACAGGTTTGACTTTCGCGTGGAAGTGCATGGAGACTTGGTGGTTGGCAGAATAAAAAAACTCTCCGTAACGCGCATGTTGGTTCGTATGCACATGCTTGGTGGCCTTGTAGGTTATGCTCGCCAGCTTGATGCCCGCCTGAACAGCGATGAACTGGTTGCAAAACACGCTCAGGCCTTTCTGGAGGCCATCAAATCCACAATCCCGGCTGAACTTGCCGAGCCAACGGGAGGAAAGAACAATGGCACTGCGCATCTTGGTGCTTGATGACGAACCTATTGTCTGCAAACGCCTGAAACCGGCATTTCAGAAGTCTGGTTATGAAGTTGAAACATTCACAGACAGCGCAGCTGCATTGCGCCGCATGGCTGAAACGGCTTTTGATGTAATTATAACAGACCTTAAAATGGAAGGAGTGGACGGATTTCAGGTTTTAGAACGCGCAAGAGAGCTGCTGCCACAAGCGCGTATTGTGGTCATTACCGGATTTGCGACGCTGGACACCGCGAAGGAATCGTTCCGCAAGGGAGCCTTTGATTTTGTGGCCAAACCCTTCAAGCTGGGCGGCATCATTGAATGCGTGCGCCGTCTGGAGGAAAGCATAACGCCCTCGCCCGCAAACCGTTAAAATACAGAGTGCCGCGACTGCAACCCCTTGCCTGGACGTGCTGGGTTCATGGCAATGAGGGAACCGCTGGCTGACCTGTTGCTTCAGATACACATGCAGGAGTATACAGTCACTGTGGGCGCAGTCCTAACGTGCCGACAACGCCAATACGGCCGAGCATCAAGCGCAGACTGGGATTTTGCCGCCCCACCAGGCAACTTGTTTAGGTTTAGCCCGCAGCCTTGTCGGAGCTGACGGCGTCAAATCCGCGCAACGGGATTAGCCACCAGTTTAACGGGGCATCCGCATTGGCTTTTTCTCCCTCGGGGGCTGCATGTATACTTTTGATCTTTTATGTTTCTGCATTTCCGTGGCTCTCTACACCGCGTATAATCTCTACATCCGTTTCAGGGAATCATCCAATCCCGGCTACACAATCCACGGCATATCACGGACGGCACGGGTTCAGTGGGTGGCATCCATTCTTGAAAAAAAGAATGGCATTCTTGCCGTGCAAACTCTGCGCAACGCCACTATGGCCTCTACCTTTATGGCCTCCACAAGCGTTCTGCTGGCCGTGGGGGTGCTCTCCCTTACTGGCAATGGGGAAAATGTCCGGCACACATGGCACTCGCTGAACTTTTTTGGTTCTGTGGAGCCGGGCATGTTTGCCTTCAAGATTCTTGCCCTTTTGCTGAATTTTTTTCTGGCTTTTTTTTGCTTTACCTCATCGCTCAGGTTGTACACGCATGTGGCCTTCATGCTGGGCGCGGAATCCGGGCAGCTGGATTCCGACCAGCTTGGCAGCATGGCAGAAAAATACCTGAATATGGGAGCAAACCATTTTTATTTGGGAATGCGCGCCTTCTATTTCACTGTGCCGCTGGTTTTCTGGATTTTTGGCGCGCAGTTCATGATTTTTGGCACTGCGTTTCTGATCAGCATCATCTTTATTCTCGATAAGACGCCACAACACAAAGAGAGTTAGATATTATCTTGAAATATCTTTCCATTATATCCATGGTAATCTCGTAAAAAATTCTGCATTTTAGCATAAGTTAATGCCGCTACATGCGCATTTATTTTAACTTTCTATGAATACAGTCATGCAAATAAAGTATATTTACAAATATAACAGCACATACGAGAAAATTACAAATTTTTCACAACTCATATATATTCATTATTTCAGCACAGCGTATTCAACTGTTATATATAAACGCTTCATGTAAGCATAATTAATGACACCCTCACCACTGTTATCATTCAAATGCATATTTTACATACATTTGAGTTAGGTATGCGATTTTTTTCAATCTTAACGCAAGTCAGATAGAATTGACGGCGTAGTAGGCAAGAGGTACTTTATTCTTGTCAAAGAATGTTTGTAATCAAATGGAAAAGTCAACCATGGGAGGGAAAGGCATGAAGATTGTGTTTTCTGGATTGGTTCTAGGACTTATGACCATATGTTTGGTGGCTTGCAGCAAAAACGCCCCTCAACCTTCTGCCCAGCCAAATGAAACGCTGGTGATGAGTTCTGAGGTTGAGAGCACGGTGGCAAAGGTTGAAGCTATTGATCTCAAAGCGCGCAAGTTAACCTTGAGCAGCCTTCAGGGTGATTTGTTTATTATTCATGTGAGCAAGGAAGCCGTTAATCTGCGGCGCGTAAAGAAAGGAGATATGGTCGATATTTCCTACGGGCGTGAACTGACAGTGTGGTTGGCGGAGCCTGGTTCTGTGGCTGACGAACAGGCTACGGCTGTTGTCAGGGCCAAACCCGGATCCCAGCCGCAGGGCATGGGAGTAAGGGAATCGAACTTTACCGCCAAGATACTTGCCATGGATAAAGTCAACGAGCTGGCCAAGCTTGAACTTGCCAACGGTTCTGTGGTGGTGGTCAAGGTGCAAAATCCAGAGAACCTCAAAAAGCTTAAGGTCGGGGATACGCTGGGCATAAGCTACCTTGAGGTTGTTGATATCGCCGTACGGAAGGGCTCCAAGCAGAGCTCCAAGCAGGGGTCCAAGCGTTGATTCAATAGGCTTGGTGTATTCGGCCATATTAATGAGGGGAATGGTCAATGAACGGGAAAATCCTTCGGCGTTTGATGATCTTTTTATCCCTGCTTGCACTTGTGGTCGTTGCTCTTCCCGCGCCCTCCATGGCAGACAGCGCGGCATCCATCAATTATGATGTTACT
Protein-coding sequences here:
- a CDS encoding universal stress protein is translated as MEHILVAVDQLHPQHEAITHGCSLAKRIQARLHVLFVHKKSCVVTNPARQRLELLVAYARTEGIHVEYTILEGGYEESIISFIQNNGITLFIHELEHTDLRSFERSFSVLKSVRHRISCRVETVTPQKH
- a CDS encoding TIGR02186 family protein, translated to MRGLVLLRIIPAAALTITLCFAGLAAHAAEAVVLTKKPSDINISASYTGTVLHVEGVAPQGSAIVVRFAGEKTDLALRQKGKVFDLLWMNLGTVHLHNVPSVFLVGSSRPLADVGGADLGLEAVRKAITAEENKGDTLDIPAELIKLKQQDGLYRESTRGITVADNGDFTANMAIPSRMSPGAYTLEVFALRNGSIAGSVSAPVAVRLVGMPAWIDHMARDNSLLYGILSTLIAIFGGLAIGIVFQSRGGAH
- a CDS encoding PEP/pyruvate-binding domain-containing protein, with protein sequence MARIANLFMGWRNEQSVTFALLFKKFKSILERNNRILELMADMGDKLGGEYIFDNKYIEDATFQLNDQVFKLISDMSVLTQSKNTALFLAFERIQHILEEEIAGRRHPEGSRMVLPFQDIGIEAEDEVGGKISQLGDISNRLHLQTPKGFAITTTAFFAFMSHNGLLDLAQKGIEQWDGTDQELHELADLMQSRIMDSPLPWRLVAQIDAMIDVLSKCSAHPLRLALRSSAWGEDGDSSFAGQYATELNVPPDRVVKAYKTVVASTYSLEAWRYRLDRGYHEHEVAMAVGCQIMADSRISGVLFTCTQTSSATCESMIVSATWGGGAAVVAGETATDTIYLSRTPPYPPLTRAIARKTRRLVPAARGDLVWEDVPEDLQNIPSLTDSQLEQLARAGMSLERYYKRPQDVEWTFDSRGELHILQSRPLRSGGDAGLPVPVQSATRKAEIIFAGKGLVAQRGVAVGKVVLVDHNTDLDQFPEGGILVSKFTSPRYARVMRRACGIITDVGSPTGHMATIAREQRVPALVNTEEATRLLHDGDEITLDATQNIVYRGRVAELDKFERSEPDMFEESYEYRLLRRLLKHITPLNLVDPHSDDFKPQACKTYHDITRYIHEKAVEALVVLSQRHDALHHAPARRLLDGPPLGLTIIDAGGGTNCPPEAPTLNMEEITSVPLLAFLQGMSISGMWDTAPVPVDLGSFMSSFTRTFTASMAGPEAVGRNLAVALRDYMNVNMRLGYHFNTIDAYISEQINDNYIYFRFIGGVTELVRRSRRARFVANVLDRFDFRVEVHGDLVVGRIKKLSVTRMLVRMHMLGGLVGYARQLDARLNSDELVAKHAQAFLEAIKSTIPAELAEPTGGKNNGTAHLGA
- a CDS encoding sulfite exporter TauE/SafE family protein, whose amino-acid sequence is MNIPLYMYLPIAGNSVNMAAILGLGGTVGLLSGIFGVGGGFFMTPLLIMLGIPPTVAAASDSNQIIGASTSGTLAHFRLGNVDFKMGFLLLAGGVAGGCVGVRVIKLLRAMGNADFLINITYVLMLGLVGGYMFYESLQSMRAPNVSACTKTAKCAESPCQRRLHNLPWQMDFVRSGVRLSVLMPLGLGTLVGILAAIMGVGGGFIMVPVMVYLLRMPMHVVVGTSLFQILFTCVNVTIMQSIENHTVDFILALLLLIGSSFGAQIGTRIGKKLKADQLKILLATLVLVVMGKILYDLLARPDVLLAYAGGH
- a CDS encoding response regulator, which produces MALRILVLDDEPIVCKRLKPAFQKSGYEVETFTDSAAALRRMAETAFDVIITDLKMEGVDGFQVLERARELLPQARIVVITGFATLDTAKESFRKGAFDFVAKPFKLGGIIECVRRLEESITPSPANR